AGCGCCCGCCTTCCGTCACCTCGCGACCGCGCAGGTTCGGTGCCGCGCCGCTTCGCGGGGATAGTCCCGAGTCCTGGGTCCTGAGTCCTGGGTGCTGAGTGCTGAGTGCTGAGTGCTGAGTGCTGAGTTTACACACCCAAGGCCTCCCCGCGAGTCCGCGAAGGCGGACTTCCTGAAGTTGCAGCGGCGGGTTTCAACCCGCCGGCCTGACCCGCCGCCTCATCGCCCCGCCGCCTCTTACCTTGCCGCCGACGCGGTCGCGGGGACCAGCCGCGCGATCCAGAGGCCGGAGTTGAAGTCGGTGGCGAACACCAGCCCGTTGTGCGGCATCGCGGCCCAGGCGAAGGGGAAGTCGCGCACCGCCGCCTGCTCGTCGCTGGTGGTGAGCGACGCCAGCTCGCGGCCGCGCAGGTCGCCGCGCAGGTCGCCGGAAACGTCCACCGCGCGCAGGCCGCCGGTCCACGCCGCCACGTACATCGTGTCGTTCGCCACCCAGAACGAGTGCACGCCGCTGTTCGGCGCCGAATACGCGGCCACCTCCGCCGGCACCCCGCTGGTCACGTCCAGCACGTGCACGTAGCCGCCGGTGTCGAAGCGGCGGTTCAGGTCCGCGTTCCCGGGGAGGATCTGGTCGCCCACGAACACGTACTTCTTCCCCGCGCGGCTGGTGTAGGGGAAGGCGAAGGCGGTGTTCCCGTAGCGCTCGCCGCGCCACTGGGTGCGGTAGCGGTACTGCGTCACCATCTTCGGCTGCCGCGGCGTCCCCTCCTTCACCCCGTTCCCCACGTCCACGATCACCAGGCCGTCGTCCCAGTAGCTCAGGTACGCCAAGCCGTCCTTCACCATCACGTCCTGCAGGAAGCGGTTGGGGCTCAGCGGGATCCCCCATCGCCCCACCTCGCGCGGGTCCTTCGGGTCGGACAGGTCGACGATCGCCATCTCCGAGCTGCCGTGGTCCACCACGTAGGCGTAGCTCCCGTCGATCCACACGTTCTGCACGCCGCCGGTGAGCGTCTCCCAGTAGTCCGACGCGGGCTTCGGGTGCGCGGGATCGGACAGGTCGAGGATGACGATGCCGTTGCGGCGGCTGGTCGCGCCGTCGCGGGTGATGGCGGCCAGCGTGCCCTCGGCGTTCACGGAGACGGAGTTGATGCGCGCGGCGTCCACCGTCACCGAGTCGGTCAGCTGCGGATGCGCGGGATCGGAGACGTCCCACGCGTACATCCGCCCCGCCGCGCACCCCGCGCACACGCCGAAGGTGCCCGTGTAGGCGTAGTCCTTCCCGTCCCTGCCCCGGAAGACGGCCAGCCCGGTGGTGCGCGTGTGCATCACCGGGCCGCGCCCCACCAGCTCGAAGCGCGCGGACTGCGCCCCGGCATCCGCGGCGGCCGTGGCAAGGAGCAGCGTGGGGATGAGAAAGATCGAGCGGAGGCGGATCGGGCTCATGGGGGCGGCTCGGAAGCGGTGGATCGGGATGGCGGCGGCTCAACAGAACGTCCACCCCGCGCGCCGTCTGACGAAGCTTCAAAAAGAAGGCCTCTAACAGAGGACACAGAGGCCACGGAGGAAGAAATCTGTTCTCCGTGCTCTCTGTGTCCTCTGTGAGAGGCTGAAGATCGTCAGAACGAAGAGCGAGGCCGGTGATGCGCACCGGCCTCGCTCTTCTCGACACTCCGGGGGTATGCGCACCCTACCGGATGCGCTCTTCCAGGTAGCGCGCGATCTCGTCCTGCGAGATGCGGGTCTGCTGCATGGTGTCGCGCTCGCGGACGGTCACCGTGCCGTTCTCCATCGTCTCGCCGTCCACGGTGATCCCGAACGGCGTGCCCGCCTCGTCCTGGCGTCGGTAGCGCCGCCCGATGGCCCCCGACTCGTCGTAGAAGCTGGGGATGCCGCGCGCGCGCAGGTCCTCGTGGATCTGCGTGGCGCGCTCGGGCATCCCGTCCTTCTTCACCAGCGGGAACACGCCCGTCTTCAGCGGCGCCAGCGACGGCTTGATGGAGAGAACCACGCGCGTCTCGCCCTCCACCTCCTCCTCGCGGTAGGCGTTGGCCAGCACCGCCAGCGTCACCCGGTCGGCCCCCGCCGAGGTCTCGATGATCCAGGGGAGGTAGCGCTTGTTGGCGACCGGGTCGATGTACTCCAGCCGCTTCCCGCTGTACTCCTGGTGGCGGCCCAGGTCGAAGTCGCTGCGGTTGTGGATCCCCTCGATCTCGCCCCACCCCTCGTCGCCGATGGTGCCGCCGAAGAAGAACTCCACGTCGCCCGCCGCCTTCGCGTAGTGCGCCAGCTTCTCGTGCGGCGCGTAGCGCAGGCGGCTTTCGTCCAGCCCGATGGTGTCCAGGTGCCAGCGCCAGCGCAGCTCGCGCCACCGCTCGAACCACTCGCCGGCGGATTCGGGCTCGACGAAGAACTGCATCTCCATCTGCTCGAACTCGCGCGTGCGGAAGGTGAAGTTCCCCGGCGTGATCTCGTTGCGGAACGCCTTGCCGATCTGCGCGATCCCGAAGGGCACCCGCTGGCGGGCGCTCTGCTGCACGTTCAGGAAGTTCACGTAGATCCCCTGCGCCGTCTCGGGGCGCAGGTAGATGACCGAGGCGGTGTCCTCGGCCGGCCCCATGAACGTCTTGAACATCAGGTTGAACTCGCGCGGCTCCGTCCACTCGCCGGTCTTGCCGCAGCTGGGGCACTGCGCGTGCTCCAGGTCGGGCGCGCCGGTCTCGGCCAGCAGCGTGTCCACGCGGAAGCGGCGGTGGCAGTTGCGGCACTCCACCAGCGGGTCGGTGAAGTTCTCCACGTGGCCGCTGGCCTCCCACACGCGCGGGTGCATGAGGATGGCGGCGTCGAGCCCCTCGATGTCGTCGCGCATGTGCACCATGGCGCGCCACCAGGCCTCCTTCACGTTGCGCTTGAGCTCCACGCCCAGCGGGCCGTAGTCCCACACGCTGCCGGTGCCGCCGTAGATCTCGCTCGACTGGAAGACGTATCCCCGCCGCTTGGAGAGGGATACGAGCTTGTCCATGAGTTCGGTGTCCGCCATGCCTGCCCTGCGTCCTTGCCAGATACAGTGAAGGCGCCTGAGCGCCGGATGATTCGGAAGATGTGGAAGCGGGGGATATTAGCCGCCCGGCGAAGCCCCTGCAATCGCGGCACGAAAAGCCCTCCGCGATGGGCGCGAAGGGCCGTGTGTCCCATGGGCCTCGCTCGTCTTCCGCGATCCTGATGGTCTCACGGAGAGCACAGAGGACACGGAGAACTGATTCTGTTCTCCGTGTCCTCTGTGTCCTCTGTGAGATGCAATCTTTTTCGATGTCGATCAGACCTCATGCCGCGGCCAGCGCGGGCGGGGGAAGCGCGGCGGCCAGATCGAGTCGCGCGAACAGCGCGAAGAGGTCGGGGTCCAGCCGGGTGCCGGCCTCCTCCGCCATGATCGCCAGCGTGCGCTCGTGCGAGTAGCCGCGGCGGTAGGGGCGGTCGCTGGCCAGCGCGTCGTACACGTCGGCCACGCACAGGATGCGCGCGGGAAGGGGGATCTCCTCGCCGGCCAAGCCGACCGGATAGCCGCTCCCGTCCCACGCCTCGTGGTGGTGGCGCACCATCGGCCGGATGTCCCACGGGAACTCGATGTCGCCGATCAGCTCCA
This DNA window, taken from Longimicrobium sp., encodes the following:
- a CDS encoding glycine--tRNA ligase; this translates as MDKLVSLSKRRGYVFQSSEIYGGTGSVWDYGPLGVELKRNVKEAWWRAMVHMRDDIEGLDAAILMHPRVWEASGHVENFTDPLVECRNCHRRFRVDTLLAETGAPDLEHAQCPSCGKTGEWTEPREFNLMFKTFMGPAEDTASVIYLRPETAQGIYVNFLNVQQSARQRVPFGIAQIGKAFRNEITPGNFTFRTREFEQMEMQFFVEPESAGEWFERWRELRWRWHLDTIGLDESRLRYAPHEKLAHYAKAAGDVEFFFGGTIGDEGWGEIEGIHNRSDFDLGRHQEYSGKRLEYIDPVANKRYLPWIIETSAGADRVTLAVLANAYREEEVEGETRVVLSIKPSLAPLKTGVFPLVKKDGMPERATQIHEDLRARGIPSFYDESGAIGRRYRRQDEAGTPFGITVDGETMENGTVTVRERDTMQQTRISQDEIARYLEERIR